One genomic region from Bacilli bacterium encodes:
- a CDS encoding ABC transporter permease, which produces MENEKKKNPNIETGNDGIEAGDFRFVQKDKAIHDVKFQTKPTTFLKDAITRFVKNKSSVVAGIILSVIVLMAIFVPILNTSDIESSKKPEALLSPRWYGFENSSILNGTRKYSGVVVDTITDPENPTPAGYKSEAVRSMSTYEDYISSPSQYGWGGMVALRADTRDKNVAIASPAFYVYPDEDYTFTFNFSEEENAALEVSANYMISLWVSYDNNGSYTQLLLKPYSSDFGAITIDNVSQVIEENRPLANVETFFNVKLLLTLKTATSGTYPTLLINSISGVNDNDETDDFFDNIGFVDGNSYMLREVTGSSLAAYKWGIASGYSGSKSLYKGLILKANFVYDQYLAVYGEQSDFQVGKSEVDVYISKGWMSYDYDIGPSSFVRLSEHCPIIEVTSQKTSTAQGITSIYVIGKVSMYRYYGYSSMPHFLFGTDISGHDFFKRVFSGLRTSLMLGVLATVINVTVGIIWGAISAYYGGWTDLIMERLTDILGGVPWIVVMTLAILHFGNNMWTFLMAICLTGWIGTASVTRSQFYRYKRREYVLASRTLGASDGRLIFRHILPNAVGVIVTSSVLMIPSIIFSEATIAYLQLGLQGVPSLGVALSEAQNYLKDSSYMTISASIVVSILMICFNLFGNGLRDAFNPSLKGVD; this is translated from the coding sequence ATGGAAAATGAAAAAAAGAAAAACCCTAATATTGAAACGGGGAACGATGGCATTGAAGCCGGCGATTTTCGTTTTGTCCAAAAGGATAAAGCGATTCACGATGTTAAGTTTCAAACAAAGCCCACAACCTTTTTAAAGGATGCAATTACTCGTTTTGTTAAGAATAAATCGTCAGTGGTGGCGGGTATTATTCTTTCGGTTATTGTTTTGATGGCAATTTTTGTTCCGATTTTGAATACTTCAGATATCGAAAGTTCCAAAAAACCCGAAGCTTTATTAAGCCCAAGGTGGTATGGATTTGAAAATTCGTCTATTTTAAATGGAACCAGAAAATACTCTGGCGTCGTTGTCGATACCATCACCGATCCGGAAAATCCGACACCAGCCGGATATAAGAGTGAAGCGGTTAGAAGTATGTCTACTTATGAAGACTACATCAGCAGTCCTTCACAATACGGATGGGGAGGAATGGTTGCTTTACGGGCGGACACGCGCGATAAAAATGTGGCTATTGCTTCACCGGCTTTCTACGTTTACCCGGATGAAGATTACACTTTTACCTTCAACTTTAGCGAAGAGGAAAATGCGGCTTTAGAAGTAAGCGCCAACTACATGATTTCTCTTTGGGTGAGTTATGACAATAACGGCAGTTATACCCAATTATTGTTAAAACCTTACTCCTCTGATTTTGGAGCGATTACGATTGATAATGTAAGCCAAGTCATTGAAGAAAATAGACCGTTGGCCAATGTTGAAACCTTCTTTAATGTGAAGTTATTATTGACTTTAAAGACAGCGACATCAGGTACCTATCCGACTTTGCTCATTAATTCTATTTCTGGGGTTAATGATAATGATGAAACCGATGATTTCTTTGATAATATTGGTTTTGTCGATGGCAATAGTTACATGCTTCGAGAAGTGACCGGAAGTTCACTGGCGGCTTATAAATGGGGAATTGCCTCTGGATATAGCGGCTCGAAGAGTCTATACAAAGGATTAATCTTAAAGGCTAACTTCGTTTATGACCAATATTTGGCCGTATATGGCGAGCAGAGCGACTTCCAAGTAGGAAAATCGGAAGTTGATGTCTATATTTCTAAGGGCTGGATGAGTTATGACTACGATATTGGACCGTCTTCCTTTGTTCGATTAAGCGAGCATTGCCCGATTATCGAAGTAACATCCCAAAAAACCAGCACGGCGCAGGGAATTACTTCCATTTACGTTATTGGAAAAGTTTCAATGTATCGTTATTATGGTTATTCTTCCATGCCCCACTTTCTTTTTGGAACAGATATTTCTGGACATGATTTCTTTAAGCGGGTTTTTTCCGGCTTGAGAACTTCGTTGATGCTGGGCGTATTGGCAACGGTCATCAATGTTACCGTCGGTATTATTTGGGGTGCTATTTCGGCTTACTATGGCGGTTGGACAGATTTAATTATGGAGCGTCTTACCGATATCTTAGGCGGAGTTCCGTGGATTGTCGTTATGACTTTGGCAATCTTGCATTTTGGCAACAACATGTGGACCTTCCTTATGGCCATATGTTTGACCGGCTGGATTGGAACAGCCAGTGTCACCCGTTCCCAGTTCTATCGTTATAAGCGTAGAGAATATGTCTTGGCATCGAGAACATTAGGTGCCAGCGATGGTCGATTAATCTTCCGGCATATCTTACCTAATGCGGTAGGAGTTATCGTCACATCATCGGTCTTAATGATTCCTTCAATTATCTTCTCTGAAGCTACAATCGCTTACTTACAACTTGGTTTACAAGGGGTGCCGAGTTTAGGTGTGGCCCTTAGTGAGGCCCAGAATTATTTAAAAGATTCGTCTTATATGACAATTTCTGCGTCTATTGTGGTTTCAATATTAATGATCTGTTTTAACCTATTTGGCAACGGTCTCCGTGATGCCTTTAACCCATCATTGAAGGGAGTTGATTAA